The DNA region GACTACCGTACACCCGAGCGCCCACACGTCGGCCGGCGCTCCCTGCTCCTCGCCGCGCGCGGCCTCCGGCGCCATGTACATCGGCGTCCCTGCCACCGACGGCGCCGCCCCAGAAGTCCGCCGCGCGCACCCGAAGTCCGCCAGCTTCGCGCCGCCTCCGGGCCAGAGCAGGACGTTCCGGGTTTTGACGTCGCAGTGAGCGACGCCGGCAGCGTGGAGGTGAGCGAGGCCGTGTAGGAGGTCTCCGGCGTAGGAGCGAATCTCCGCCTCCTTGATTCTGCCGCCGCGCGCCGCTATGCGGTCGTAGAGAGAGCCTAGAGGGGCGTACTCGAGGAAGAGGTTGTAGACTCCGGCGGCGACGTCGGAGCCAAGGCAGGAGACGACGTTAGGGTGGCGGCGGAGGGATGAGAGAATTGCCTGCTCTCGTTGCAGGGGGGCGGAGAAGCAGAGGTCGGCGGACTTGACGGCGAAGACGAGGCCGGAGGGGGACGCTACCGCGGCGGAGACAGTGGCGGTAGAACCGCGGCCGATGGTCGGGCCTCGACGCCACTCTCCGATGGCCATCGGAATCGAATACGGAATTAGGTGAAGCTCTACCGGATCTCGACTGAGAAGAGAACAAAGGGCTTTATATACAAGTGAGAGTTGACTTTCAGGGATCCTTGGTACTTGCGTTCGGCGGAGCGGTGGAAGCACAGGTCAACCTCGATCACATGTGGAGACCTCGACGAGGGTTGACGGCGAAGACAAATCGCTGTCTCGAGGCCGGACACGGCACAGCTTCTTCAACCAGTTGCAATTGTCCGCGTTCGACAAATCTAAAAAAATCTTCACAGAGGGAGCAGTTGACTCTGCATGGACTTGTAATAGGAAGTCAGAACAGTCTAACTTTGTGATTCAGAAAAATACGGTAAAAGGTTTAAATTTGGAATAGTCTAAAGATTAGTTGATTTAACTTTTATAAAGTTTACATAATCTTAGTTAAGTACATAATTAAGTTGTGGATAAGTGAGTCGTGGAGGGTGAAAGGGAATATTAGGTGAGTAGGCAACGGTTGCACCAAACGCAGTCGGGAGATGACTTTGGGTGAACAATCCAACAGTTGACTCGACGCCTAAAATGATTTGGTTTGACTTTATATCTTCGATTTTTTCCATTTTCAACGCAATCTAATCTAACAAAACGAGGCCTTTGCCAAACACTTGTGGGAAGGTAATTAGGCGGGTTTACTGGGATGGAATTCTATGAAGAGGGAATATCTTCTTTTTTTAAtgatatattataatatttgGGTGGATAATTAGTCCAATTTTATTCTCCttattttatgatttattataatacttttcaaaataaatttaaggcGTAAACTATTATAGTCTTTGGCTGGGCCGAACACGCCCCAGGTGCGTGGGCCACTGATCGTGTCCGTGTCTGGACCGGCCCGGCCCAGTTAAGTCGCGGAGTGACGGATCGGACTCGACTACGCTATCGCGGACGGGTGGCGTTCGGGGAGATCGAGATGAGATGAGCTTGCGATGTGGAGTCGTCCTCCGCCCGTGGTCCGTCCATGGCTCCCCGGCGATCCCTTGCCGGATGGGTTTTCCCTCCGTGGTGGCCTTCAACCATCCGCGGCACCGCCTCGTGGGTTCCGACCATCTGCGGATTCAGCTGGACCAACTGCGCGCCGAGGCCGAGATCACCCGCTCAAAAGGTTCTCTCGTTTCCTTGCCCTTTCTTTGTTCGGTAGGACAAGATGGCGCAAGGGTTTATTATGCTTAGAAATGATCTTTTCTTTATGGTCTCACGAAAGCTCGATGAGCATTCTGATACTTGATCCGTTTGGGCTGAGGGAGCTGTTTTGATCTTGTGGCATGTTGGTTTTGGCGGAAGAAAAACAGAAGAATTGTGGTTTTGTGGTGAACTATAGAATGGAAATGAAGAACATATAAAAGATTGAAATCTTTGGATATAAAGAAAAATTCCAAAGAGCAACCCGCTTCTGAGGTATAGGGGTTTGTGAATaggcgatttttttttttttaaaatatctcaAACATaggaaatcaataaaaaaaaatattagaattttgGTCCATTTTAAGCCACAAATTCTAGAAGGTTAAGACTAAAAAAAATGTCAAACCGTCACATTAACAACCCCCTACAATGGCCCACGTCGTATGGAGGGAGGTTCAACAGGAGCACAGGTGGCAAGCGCATGGTAGGACCTCTCCAAGCGATGAAACCTTGGGATTGACCCCTGCCCGATTCAGACTGAATACCATGCGCTTACCATCTGTGCCAAGCCCGGGGGGCTAGAAGGTTAAGACTTAAGAATCAATCAAACGTGGTTTTCTTAATAGAATTATTGTATTAGTACTTAGACTATTTGAGTGGCCGTTTTGGGCTGTAAACCATTTGTTAGATTAGCATTTATAAAATCAAGAGGAGCTAACATCGGCAATTCTTGTTAGACTAAGCTTCTTGAGGTCCACCATAAGGTTCCCGCCAATTTGTTTTTTTTGGTTGACACCATGTATCTAGTTTAGACTAATCTCGAGGGTGACCGGCCCAACCTTACGGAAGTTTCTCACCAGCCACTAGGGTAAATTAAGAAACGCTCATAGCAGACGACCAATCAGTCAAATGTTCTTAGGTCAACCGCCATTAAGGGAAATTCATCCGAGGGTATATCACTATTGAGATCTAAGATCATTTAAATCATCGttaattatgttaaaaaaaaaatcttctttttTTCCCTCTATCCTCACATTTCGCTGCTAATCAATTCAGCTTCtcatattttattgttgttgatTTTAACTTTCCATAAGCTTCACACATCTCTCTTAGCGTTCTCAACATTGAAATCATATAGAAAGAGTAAGTTGGGTATCAAGAAAAATCATTTAACAATACAAAATTAGATTATAAAATAATACATTTTGCAATTACCTCAATGTGATTTAATCAGCAATAAGACCTCTATGCATTGACCCATAACTCATGGACTACTGGAACTTGTGGTTgatatcaaataatttatttttattcttttctaAAGATGACTACTATAACCTGATAATTTTATAGTTCCATTTATAGCATAATatcatgcttttttttttttttttaatttcccctCATTTCTCTTACCTTAACCTCAAGTTTGAACATCTTGATTCCATTCTTTCCTTGGTAGACATTACTTTACAATGTCACAAGAGAGAATTCTAATGCAGACCTCAAATAGTTGTATAATTCACTGATTGCTTTACGTTATGTGGTAGTCTTCTTAGTATTCATTAACTTACCCTGTTTTGAACTGGAGCAAGCAATATTCATTTCTCGTATATGTGGTTTATTGTCATTCTAAAATATCACATATTTCGCCAGCAAATAATGCGCGATTGAGGCTTATGCGTCTTACAGAGGCAGCTGAAAATCTCCAAAAAAGAGCTGCTAAAAGCATCCAAGTCGGTAAGGAAAATGAAGCAAGGGAATTGCTAATACAAAAGAAGAAGTTGTTGCAAGCATTGGAGAAATCAAAGAATCGAATTGAGGTGCTTGACAAACTTTCAGCAAAGGTTACTGAGGTGgaaaatcaaatatctatttctgcAGGCTAATTGAGTATATTCACCTCATTATTGATTACTTATCTTACTCTGCTAAGTGCTAAGATCTATAGATCTGTGGctgttatatttatttttgaagttTTCTCCATTAACCAGTTTAAGTAACCTTGAGCTCTAGCAACAATATCAATTCTAGAAAAGTAGATAATACAAGAGAGATCCAGGAAATTAACAATATCTAACCAAGCAACATTTTCAAAATTGGGCAAGTGGGTGAACCACTGGCCTAACTGATCACTAGTTCTTCCAGTTCAACCAAGCTAAAATTAGGTTCAACTAGAATTTCTCCATCACTCGAACCAGATCAGGTTGGCTTTCCTTTCCCTGATTCATTGTGAATAATCCTACTAGGCTGGAAGATGCATAATTGCAACATTTAGCCTAGTTTTTTTTATTGGAGAGCTACTGTTTATTGTTTTGCATCTTCTCTCTTTGTTCACAACATAGTATAGGCTGTGTGTTTTAGGAATAGGTGAAAATGAGAAAGAAacaatgatttttagaaaaggtgGATAGAGAGAAGCTATAAAGTGAGTCTCTCATGTGGAGATGTGGTTTCcttagaagggaaaaaaaaatgtaaacttTCTGTCTCATTGTTTCCttgaagggaagggaagggaaagaaagaagaataaaattaaatttagtatgtttttttaaaaaatatagaaaattgaCATATAAATTGAGTTAATGATTTCTTTTTCTAAAACAACTAGCTGTTGCCTGTTGAGTAGTCTGCTGTTCAATTTGGGCAAAAGAAAATGGGAGAAATTGGAGAAAAATTATCTATCTCACTCCCTCCAATGCTTTCTTTCTGTCCAAAAGAACAGGGAAACTCTTTTCTATCCATTTTCATACGTTCTatttctttccccttctttttccCACAAGTAAAGACAGTCATAGTGTTCAAGAATGATAAATTTCTGTCAAATGTGACTTGAAGGGTCATTTTCACTTGAAAAAAGAATATTtccaagtattttttttaactacAATTATCTACCAGTTGAATTGGATTTTGTAGGATTAAGATTCAGATTTTCCAAGAAAAAGTAGCTATTAATATATGGAAACAAAATTGAGAGGGTGGCAAAGTAATGTGTGGTGAATCCTTTTGAGTATTATTCTTTTTTGTATATTCTCCATTATATATATCTACAATCTTGGATTCGTGTGGTGACTTTCTGAGGATGTTAATATTCTCAATGAAAAGCTTACTCTTCTTATTATagacataatattttttttagaaactaGTAtgtcattaaaatattattagtgTTTTGTGTTTATCTTAGGTTCATTATTTATGGAGTTAACTTATTGCTAAAGGAATTGTTCTATAAGTTGTTAATGACATGTAATTTCACAAGGTAAAGGTTCTCTATATGGTGGATTTATTTGAAACAGTGACTGCTTTCAGGCAATTTCTCTAAAGGAAACACAACTAATTGGACAAGTTGCCATTCCACCTGTAGATAACCAGTTGGACTCTCATCAACAAATTCATTTCATCAGCCTAAATGAAGAAACTTATGAAAAATCAAGTTCAGGAAGTTCAGAGACCTTGCTCAAGCATATGTTTGAACAAATTGATCTGAAACTTTGTTCGGTAGAAGCTGACATAGATAATTTCTTAAGCGCCCAAACAGAAGAAAGCAAAGAAGTGCAGGTGAATGCAAAACTAGAGTTATGTGAGATTCTGAAGGATGTACTCCGCATCAGAGAAAAGTAAGTTCAGTTGGCTTAACCTATTTTGCGATAAGAATCTGAAGGGTTATAGTGTTGTTCTCTATTGTCATTTATAAAGATGGAAATAATGGTTTATGCAGGAAAATCTACATTTATGAAATTGATAATGTTTCAGTGGTATGTAAAAGCAAAAAGTCCACCAATCTTCTGATTGATTAAAATAACAATATGTGCTagaatattttgacttccataaCTATAAGATCGAGAGAACTTCTAGGCATTGCAAAACCCATCTTTTATTGTTGCATTGTACCTCAGACCCGGCTCTTTTTGGTACAGAATTGCTAGCATGATGGAGATCAAGACAGATGATATATGAGCTCTGAGCTCTCAGTTGTTGCCAGCTGATATAAGCTGGGAAATGTTGATGGTACGAAAGTTTCATGCCTTGAAGATTTCTTTTGCATGTGTTTTTAAAATGACATACTGGGAACCGCAGCATTTTAGACGTTGAGGTAAAGAATGCTGTATATTTATGTTTAAAATGTTGCTTTTGTGTACACAGTGAGTTGTATAAAAAAGTTTTTGTCGACACAAAAGTTTCAGTATTCCTGCCAATTCATGCCATGAGACAACTGAAGGATACAAAGGTGAATCTCATGCAGTAAGATCACAGCATATATTGGCAGGAAAACTGTGTTGCCAAATTTAACAGAAAACAAGTTTATTTTCAAGATTGATATGGGGGGCAAATGCTGGAAAACACATTGATTCTTTAGTGGACAAGTACACAGAAAGGGATAGGTCTGTCCTCTTTCTACAAGGCTTTTTCGTGTTATTTCAACtctttaaaattgattttcacCTCAGCTAGTATATactgaaaaaaaaagaagataggTTGTCCAGTATTACTCATTTTATCCCTTGTGCCAAGACATTTGATGTTATCTCTGTCGTGAAGCTGTTTACTAATGAAGCAGATGAGCGTAAATACCTTGCCTATGCTCCCTCTGCTCAGAATTTCGAATGACTTAACATTAATACATCATTTACAATAGTTATGATGTTCGCATATTGGCGGGGTAGTTTTGATACAGCACCGTATCTAAATTTATCCATATTGTGCTACAGGGAATCATGATATTTCATCCAGGAGCAGCTCATGAATATCACTGGGGAGTGTCCTCAAGAATCAGTAGTTCTTGATCAAAAAATGCATTTGACCCAGCCTCTGCTTAAGTTTGCATCCTCTTTGTTTCCTGCTGTGAGCTGCTGCTTTATCTCTGCAGAGTCTCATAACCATGTTCATCATTTTTTGAATCAAACAATTATTGTGATCATCCATTGTGCAAAATGTTTGTGCATATTGGACAGCATGCAGAATAAAGGTATGAGACCTCTTGTGGAGTTCTATTGTGACTAGGAGTTTATCATTGAATATAAGGTCAATAATATAATAAGAAGGCTGACGGTTTGGAtgagttaaatatttttttatttatctcgaTGGTAGGTCGAAAATTTTCATGGGCTGGACCGATCAAATTAGTTGGTAGATGATGTTCTATTCCAGTAACAAAGTTAGGAATGTGATAATACTGGACACAATTTTTTACATGATCTTAATTCTTAAGCAtaagtaacaaaattaaaattttaaagtaacACTAACACTACTTGAATATATAAATGTTTTGACACAAATTGATccatttgttaagataatttttttaaaaaaaatattaatatttttaaaatttatataattttattttttaaaaaaagtttaatttcATTCTGCACTAGTGAAATTATCTTTTAATGAGTTTAAACTCCAGACCTAATCTTGTGTAGCGCCAGAAGGCCGGCGGTGCACCGGCGAAGGGCAggagggaagggaagggaaggagGAGATGTCACTGCGCCGCGTGACCATCACAGTCGCAGCCCCACTCCCTCCTCCTCTTCAAACACCGCCTCAACTTCCGAGATTAAGAGTCGCACCCTGCCGCCGCTGCTATTCCAACTCCAAACCCTCCCCTCTCCTCCGCCGCCAGTGGATGCTGTCGTCCCCGTCCTCTCCAATCCACGCCATTTCGTTCACCAAACCCTCCACTTCTTCCTTTACCTACTACTCTAACGGGCTCAGCGTCTCCCATCTTAGATCCGCGGAGGAAGCTAAACCTTCCTCATCCTTCTATTTGATCCGAGACGACCTCTTGCACCCATTGGTCAATGGAAACAAGGCGAGAAAGCTCGACGCCATCATTCCGCTCATCCTGCGCCACGCCGCCACAGACCTCGTTAGTCGCACGcctacttttcttcttctccatcgCGCGTTTCTTCCGTCATTTGGATGCAAGTCTTGATCTTTTACATTTTTTCTTTGATAGATTACCTGCGGAGGTGTCCAGAGTGCTCATACGGCAGCTCTTGGTACcattatctatctatctatctatctatctatctatatagGTGGTTTAGGTGAAATTATGCTTAACGAGGTGGGTTTTGGTGCAGCTGTATGTTGCGCAGAGAGGGGGATGAGGGCGCACCTATTGCTCCGAGGTGAACAGCCGGCAGTGCCCACGGGCTACAATCTGGTGTCTTTGATGTATGGGAGTGTGAGTTATGTCCCAAGATCAGTATACGCTAATAGGAATGAAATGCTTATGAAACATGCTGAGTTGGTGGCAGGTGATCAGGTAAATGTGGTTTGGGCAGATGATATTCTGAATTTAGAGAATGATGAGCTGTCTTTGAACGACAATGGAACTCCTCTTTGGAAGGTTGGGAATGTTAGAAGAGTTGTGATTGTTAATGAGGGTGCTGGCAGTGTAGCAGCACTATTGGGTAGGTTGATTCGATCATAATCATGGAACCAAATGATCAatggcatttttttttttatacttgtGAATCAacatgttttcttctttatccttTATGCAATACAACTGTCTTCGATCATTCACTGCTTAACCAGGTTCATTCCATGTATGAAGTTACAAATGTGCATGTGTTTGTGCTGCACATTTCAACTCTCAGATACCTTGGCTTTTTAACTGCATTTGTTATTAATTATGAGAACACATTTCAGGAGAAAATCTATCTCCTTGCTTCTCCTCTTTTGCATAGTCTACATAACCtctgaaaaaaaatagtttacaTAAATATTACCGTCCTCAGCTAAAATCTTGTCCTTGTTTGGTTgaattagggtttagggttttgagaTGGTGAAGTGTTTGTTAGTGGGTGTTCCATCTTGGCTTATGATGCCAGCAGGTTTTTGCTAACAGGGATATTGTAGGAGAGATGCAGTTGGAGTAAAGCTTATATTTTCATGAGGTTAGTACTTTGTTATTAATCAATCTGTCGCATAAATTATCACTCTACCATTTAATTCTGCTTCCATTACCTTTGTGTATGATCCTTTCTATATTACATATCTTGTGAGCACCAAAAACTAAGGGTTCTAGTAGAGCCTCAATCTTAGTTCTGTCTCCATGTATAACATCGAGAAGTCAAGAATAACAGTGACTTAATAGTGGCTGTGGGTGAACATAGTAGAATTGACCACTGTTCTTGAATTTTATCCATAAACAACTAGTAACTTATTGGATTGTAATGATGTTTATGCAACCAACCTACTCTGATTTTGTGTTTTCACCTTCTATATGTTAAATCATCATTGGAAGTTCTATAATCCTTGCTGGCTCTGACAGTGTTCATCTTTTGCTAGTTCATCGTTGGAAGCTCTCTCATCGCTTGCTATAGTAACtggacttgtttcttcttcttttggattaTTTTGTACACAAACATCCACATGGCTCCTAGTGTGTCTTGTTGCAATGCCAGTTCTATACATCAAGAATCAAATGATTTATCCTTTAGTATTAGAATATCAggtttgattttcattttgtagGTCTCATTCGGCTTGTAGAATATCTTTCTCAAACCCACATATTTGGAACAGACCAGAAGATTGCTTTAGTAGTAGATGCTGGTACTGGGACAA from Zingiber officinale cultivar Zhangliang chromosome 4B, Zo_v1.1, whole genome shotgun sequence includes:
- the LOC121975400 gene encoding putative D-cysteine desulfhydrase 2, mitochondrial isoform X1, which gives rise to MNITGECPQESVVLDQKMHLTQPLLKFASSLFPAVSCCFISAESHNHVHHFLNQTIIVIIHCAKCLCILDSMQNKAPEGRRCTGEGQEGREGKEEMSLRRVTITVAAPLPPPLQTPPQLPRLRVAPCRRCYSNSKPSPLLRRQWMLSSPSSPIHAISFTKPSTSSFTYYSNGLSVSHLRSAEEAKPSSSFYLIRDDLLHPLVNGNKARKLDAIIPLILRHAATDLITCGGVQSAHTAALAVCCAERGMRAHLLLRGEQPAVPTGYNLVSLMYGSVSYVPRSVYANRNEMLMKHAELVAGDQVNVVWADDILNLENDELSLNDNGTPLWKVGNVRRVVIVNEGAGSVAALLGLIRLVEYLSQTHIFGTDQKIALVVDAGTGTTAVGLALGIAYLGLPWKVVAVMLADTKEKYEECEKCLVSNFKRVYGLESLEDDEGIVQWVERLHPRRFGKVLDGEIDLCRQIAQQTGVPLDPIYTLAAWEQAVLFADSEDEKDSLVVMLHTGGTLGLFGLAQRYASDFSSSVPNRHAL
- the LOC121975400 gene encoding D-cysteine desulfhydrase 2, mitochondrial-like isoform X2; this encodes MNITGECPQESVVLDQKMHLTQPLLKFASSLFPAVSCCFISAESHNHVHHFLNQTIIVIIHCAKCLCILDSMQNKAPEGRRCTGEGQEGREGKEEMSLRRVTITVAAPLPPPLQTPPQLPRLRVAPCRRCYSNSKPSPLLRRQWMLSSPSSPIHAISFTKPSTSSFTYYSNGLSVSHLRSAEEAKPSSSFYLIRDDLLHPLVNGNKARKLDAIIPLILRHAATDLITCGGVQSAHTAALAVCCAERGMRAHLLLRGEQPAVPTGYNLVSLMYGSVSYVPRSVYANRNEMLMKHAELVAGDQVNVVWADDILNLENDELSLNDNGTPLWKVGNVRRVVIVNEGAGSVAALLGLIRLVEYLSQTHIFGTDQKIALVVDAGTGTTAVGLALGIAYLGLPWKVVAVMLADTKEKYEECEKCLVSNFKRVYGLESLEDDEGIVQWVERLHPRRFGKVLDGEIDLCRQIAQQTGVPLDPIYTLAAWEQAVLFADSEDEKDSLVVMLHTGGTLGLFGLAQRL
- the LOC121975400 gene encoding D-cysteine desulfhydrase 2, mitochondrial-like isoform X3, encoding MNITGECPQESVVLDQKMHLTQPLLKFASSLFPAVSCCFISAESHNHVHHFLNQTIIVIIHCAKCLCILDSMQNKAPEGRRCTGEGQEGREGKEEMSLRRVTITVAAPLPPPLQTPPQLPRLRVAPCRRCYSNSKPSPLLRRQWMLSSPSSPIHAISFTKPSTSSFTYYSNGLSVSHLRSAEEAKPSSSFYLIRDDLLHPLVNGNKARKLDAIIPLILRHAATDLITCGGVQSAHTAALAVCCAERGMRAHLLLRGEQPAVPTGYNLVSLMYGSVSYVPRSVYANRNEMLMKHAELVAGDQVGNVRRVVIVNEGAGSVAALLGLIRLVEYLSQTHIFGTDQKIALVVDAGTGTTAVGLALGIAYLGLPWKVVAVMLADTKEKYEECEKCLVSNFKRVYGLESLEDDEGIVQWVERLHPRRFGKVLDGEIDLCRQIAQQTGVPLDPIYTLAAWEQAVLFADSEDEKDSLVVMLHTGGTLGLFGLAQRYASDFSSSVPNRHAL